Proteins encoded by one window of Mustela erminea isolate mMusErm1 chromosome 5, mMusErm1.Pri, whole genome shotgun sequence:
- the IDH2 gene encoding isocitrate dehydrogenase [NADP], mitochondrial, producing MAGYLRVVRSLCRASSSGPAWASAAPTGPNLQEQPRRHYADKRIKVAKPVVEMDGDEMTRIIWQFIKEKLILPHVDVQLKYFDLGLPHRDQTDDQVTIDSALATQKYSVAVKCATITPDEARVEEFKLKKMWKSPNGTIRNILGGTVFREPIICKNIPRLVPGWTKPITIGRHAHGDQYKATDFVVDRAGTFKMVFSPKDGSGAKEWEVYNFPGGGVGMGMYNTDESISGFAHSCFQYAIQKKWPLYMSTKNTILKAYDGRFKDIFQEIFEKHYKTDFDKNKIWYEHRLIDDMVAQVLKSSGGFVWACKNYDGDVQSDILAQGFGSLGLMTSVLVCPDGKTIEAEAAHGTVTRHYREHQKGRPTSTNPIASIFAWTRGLEHRGKLDGNQDLIRFAQTLEKVCVQTVESGAMTKDLAGCIHGLSNVKLNEHFLNTSDFLDTIKNNLDKALGH from the exons ATGCCGACAAGAGGATCAAGGTGGCGAAGCCGGTGGTGGAGATGGACGGCGACGAGATGACCCGGATCATCTGGCAGTTCATCAAGGAGAAG CTCATCCTACCCCATGTGGACGTCCAGCTCAAGTATTTCGATCTGGGGCTCCCACACCGTGACCAGACCGACGACCAGGTCACCATAGACTCGGCGTTGGCCACCCAGAAGTACAGTGTGGCCGTCAAGTGTGCCACCATCACCCCCGATGAGGCCCGTGTGGAAG AGTTCAAGCTGAAGAAGATGTGGAAGAGTCCCAACGGGACCATTCGGAACATCCTCGGGGGGACCGTCTTCCGGGAACCCATCATTTGCAAAAACATCCCCCGCCTGGTCCCGGGCTGGACCAAGCCCATCACCATCGGCAGGCACGCCCACGGCGACCAG TACAAGGCCACGGACTTTGTGGTGGACCGGGCCGGCACGTTTAAGATGGTCTTCTCCCCGAAGGACGGCAGTGGTGCGAAGGAGTGGGAGGTGTACAACTTCCCCGGCGGCGGAGTGGGGATGGGCATGTACAATACCGACGAG TCCATCTCGGGTTTCGCACACAGCTGCTTCCAGTACGCCATCCAGAAGAAGTGGCCGCTCTACATGAGCACCAAGAACACCATCCTGAAAGCCTACGACGGGCGCTTCAAGGACATCTTCCAGGAGATCTTTGAGAA GCACTACAAGACTGACTTCGACAAGAATAAGATCTGGTATGAGCACCGGCTCATTGATGACATGGTGGCTCAGGTCCTCAAGTCTTCGGGCGGCTTCGTGTGGGCCTGCAAGAACTATGACGGAGATGTGCAGTCGGACATCCTGGCGCAGG GTTTTGGCTCCCTTGGCCTGATGACGTCTGTGCTGGTCTGCCCGGACGGGAAGACCATCGAGGCCGAGGCTGCTCATGGAACGGTCACCCGCCACTACCGGGAGCACCAGAAA ggccgGCCTACCAGCACGAACCCCATTGCCAGCATCTTTGCCTGGACTCGTGGCCTGGAGCACCGGGGGAAGCTGGACGGGAACCAGGACCTCATCAG GTTTGCACAGACCCTGGAGAAAGTGTGTGTCCAGACGGTGGAGAGCGGAGCCATGACCAAGGACCTGGCGGGCTGCATCCACGGTCTTAGCAA TGTGAAGCTGAATGAGCACTTCCTGAACACCTCCGACTTCCTGGACACCATCAAGAACAACCTGGACAAGGCTCTGGGCCACtag
- the ZNF710 gene encoding zinc finger protein 710 isoform X3 — MEGFMDSGTQTDAVVVLSLAQAAVLGLVSENELFGATISAEAFYPDLGPELSGTAMGEPGPPGPDVYQLACNGRALEEPVEEEVLEVEAAFEKHTRRKTRPPVRLVPKVKFEKVEEEEEQEVYEVSVPGDDKDVGPPEAPAEVAGGGGEALVQSSAVKMIDLSAFSRKPRTLRHLPRAPRPELDATAYDPHFPDPARDSFPEPGVALPGPEPLPSSECGFEAPHLAPLGDPEAPALESPEPVKPEQGFVWQEASEFEADAAGSTVERHKKAQLDRLDINVQIDDSYLVEAGDRQKRWQCRMCEKSYTSKYNLVTHILGHNGIKPHSCPHCSKLFKQPSHLQTHLLTHQGTRPHKCQVCQKAFTQTSHLKRHMLLHSEVKPYSCHFCGRGFAYPSELKAHEVKHESGRCHVCVECGLDFSTLTQLKRHLASHQGPTLYQCLECDKSFHYRSQLQNHMLKHQNVRPFVCTECGMEFSQIHHLKQHSLTHKGVKEFKCEVCGREFTLQANMKRHMLIHTSVRPYQCHICFKTFVQKQTLKTHMIVHSPVKPFKCKVCGKSFNRMYNLLGHMHLHAGSKPFKCPYCSSKFNLKGNLSRHMKVKHGVMDIGLDSQDPMMELTGTDPSELDSQQEMEDFENAYAYAGVDSSAEASVLTEQAMKEMAYYNVL; from the exons ATGGAGGGCTTCATGGACTCAGGGACACAGACGGATGCCGTGGTGGTGCTGTCCTTGGCTCAGGCTGCCGTGCTGGGCCTGGTCTCGGAAAATGAGCTCTTCGGAGCCACCATAAGCGCCGAAGCCTTCTACCCGGACCTGGGGCCCGAGCTGTCCGGGACGGCCATGGGGGAGCCCGGGCCCCCCGGCCCCGATGTCTACCAGCTGGCCTGCAACGGGAGGGCCTTGGAGGAGCCGGTGGAAGAGGAGGTGCTGGAGGTGGAGGCCGCCTTCGAGAAGCACACCCGGCGGAAGACGCGGCCACCTGTACGGCTGGTGCCCAAGGTCAAGTttgagaaggtggaggaggaggaggagcaggaggttTACGAGGTGTCCGTGCCCGGTGATGACAAGGATGTGGGCCCTCCCGAGGCCCCTGCTGAGGTGGCCGGCGGCGGTGGCGAGGCCCTGGTGCAGAGCAGCGCTGTCAAGATGATCGACCTGAGCGCCTTCAGCCGCAAGCCCCGGACACTGCGCCACCTGCCCCGAGCCCCGCGGCCGGAGCTGGACGCCACCGCCTACGACCCCCACTTCCCCGACCCGGCCCGGGACAGCTTCCCAGAGCCCGGCGTGGCGCTGCCCGGGCCGGAGCCCCTGCCGTCCTCCGAGTGCGGCTTCGAGGCGCCCCACCTGGCCCCACTGGGCGACCCCGAGGCCCCCGCCCTGGAGTCGCCGGAGCCCGTGAAGCCGGAGCAGGGCTTCGTGTGGCAGGAGGCCAGCGAGTTCGAGGCGGACGCGGCCGGCTCCACGGTGGAGCGCCACAAGAAGGCGCAGCTGGACCGGCTGGACATCAACGTGCAGATCGACGACTCGTACCTGGTGGAGGCGGGCGACCGGCAGAAGCGCTGGCAGTGCCGCATGTGCGAGAAGTCCTACACGTCCAAGTACAACCTGGTGACGCACATCCTGGGCCACAACGGCATCAAGCCGCACTCGTGCCCGCACTGCAGCAAGCTCTTCAAGCAGCCCAGCCACCTGCAGACGCACCTGCTGACGCACCAGGGCACCCGGCCCCACAAGTGCCAGGTGTGCCAGAAGGCCTTCACGCAGACCAGCCACCTCAAGCGCCACATGCTGCTGCACTCAGAGGTCAAGCCCTACAGCTGCCACTTCTGCGGCCGCGGCTTCGCCTACCCCAGCGAGCTCAAGGCGCACGAGGTGAAGCATGAGAGCGGCCGCTGCCACGTCTGCGTGGAGTGCGGCCTGGACTTCTCCACGCTGACGCAGCTCAAGCGCCACCTGGCCTCCCACCAGGGCCCCACCCTGTACCAGTGCCTCGAGTGCGACAAGTCCTTCCACTACCGCAGCCAGCTGCAGAACCACATGCTCAAGCACCAGAACGTGCGGCCCTTCGTGTGCACGGAGTGTGGCATGGAGTTCAGCCAGATCCACCACCTGAAGCAGCACTCCCTCACCCACAAG ggcGTGAAGGAGTTCAAGTGTGAGGTGTGCGGCCGGGAGTTCACCCTGCAGGCAAACATGAAGCGACACATGCTGATCCACACCAGCGTCCGGCCCTACCAGTGCCACATCTGCTTCAAGACCTTCGTGCAGAAGCAGACCCTCAAGACCCACATGATTGTACACTCGCCTGTGAAGCCATTCAAATGCAAG GTGTGTGGCAAGTCCTTCAACCGCATGTACAACCTGCTGGGTCACATGCATCTGCACGCGGGCAGCAAGCCCTTCAAGTGCCCCTACTGCTCCAGCAAGTTTAACCTCAAGGGCAACCTGAGCCGGCACATGAAGGTCAAGCACGGTGTTATGGACATCGGCCTGGACAGCCAAG ACCCCATGATGGAGCTGACGGGCACTGACCCCTCCGAGCTCGACAGCCAGCAGGAGATGGAGGACTTCGAGAACGCCTACGCCTACGCCGGTGTGGATAGCAGCGCCGAGGCCAGCGTCCTCACCGAACAGGCCATGAAGGAGATGGCCTACTACAACGTGCTATAG
- the ZNF710 gene encoding zinc finger protein 710 isoform X1 codes for MASHPRPPPPPVPVFKLPPTSYSIFSLFLPLPCPFSPCWEPRVPRQEAELQPAQKRAQEGLSSPFSGSPCDALLASRHGMEGFMDSGTQTDAVVVLSLAQAAVLGLVSENELFGATISAEAFYPDLGPELSGTAMGEPGPPGPDVYQLACNGRALEEPVEEEVLEVEAAFEKHTRRKTRPPVRLVPKVKFEKVEEEEEQEVYEVSVPGDDKDVGPPEAPAEVAGGGGEALVQSSAVKMIDLSAFSRKPRTLRHLPRAPRPELDATAYDPHFPDPARDSFPEPGVALPGPEPLPSSECGFEAPHLAPLGDPEAPALESPEPVKPEQGFVWQEASEFEADAAGSTVERHKKAQLDRLDINVQIDDSYLVEAGDRQKRWQCRMCEKSYTSKYNLVTHILGHNGIKPHSCPHCSKLFKQPSHLQTHLLTHQGTRPHKCQVCQKAFTQTSHLKRHMLLHSEVKPYSCHFCGRGFAYPSELKAHEVKHESGRCHVCVECGLDFSTLTQLKRHLASHQGPTLYQCLECDKSFHYRSQLQNHMLKHQNVRPFVCTECGMEFSQIHHLKQHSLTHKGVKEFKCEVCGREFTLQANMKRHMLIHTSVRPYQCHICFKTFVQKQTLKTHMIVHSPVKPFKCKVCGKSFNRMYNLLGHMHLHAGSKPFKCPYCSSKFNLKGNLSRHMKVKHGVMDIGLDSQDPMMELTGTDPSELDSQQEMEDFENAYAYAGVDSSAEASVLTEQAMKEMAYYNVL; via the exons ATGGCCTCTCatccacgccccccccccccccccgtcccagTGTTTAAGCTACCACCAACCAGCTattctatcttctctcttttcctgcctttgccATGTCCTTTCTCTCCATGCTGGGAACCCAGGGTGCCCCGGCAGGAGGCTGAGCTGCAGCCTGCCCAGAAGAGAGCCCAGGAAGGTCTGAGCTCCCCTTTCTCGGGGTCACCGTG CGATGCCCTCCTAGCCAGCCGCCACGGGATGGAGGGCTTCATGGACTCAGGGACACAGACGGATGCCGTGGTGGTGCTGTCCTTGGCTCAGGCTGCCGTGCTGGGCCTGGTCTCGGAAAATGAGCTCTTCGGAGCCACCATAAGCGCCGAAGCCTTCTACCCGGACCTGGGGCCCGAGCTGTCCGGGACGGCCATGGGGGAGCCCGGGCCCCCCGGCCCCGATGTCTACCAGCTGGCCTGCAACGGGAGGGCCTTGGAGGAGCCGGTGGAAGAGGAGGTGCTGGAGGTGGAGGCCGCCTTCGAGAAGCACACCCGGCGGAAGACGCGGCCACCTGTACGGCTGGTGCCCAAGGTCAAGTttgagaaggtggaggaggaggaggagcaggaggttTACGAGGTGTCCGTGCCCGGTGATGACAAGGATGTGGGCCCTCCCGAGGCCCCTGCTGAGGTGGCCGGCGGCGGTGGCGAGGCCCTGGTGCAGAGCAGCGCTGTCAAGATGATCGACCTGAGCGCCTTCAGCCGCAAGCCCCGGACACTGCGCCACCTGCCCCGAGCCCCGCGGCCGGAGCTGGACGCCACCGCCTACGACCCCCACTTCCCCGACCCGGCCCGGGACAGCTTCCCAGAGCCCGGCGTGGCGCTGCCCGGGCCGGAGCCCCTGCCGTCCTCCGAGTGCGGCTTCGAGGCGCCCCACCTGGCCCCACTGGGCGACCCCGAGGCCCCCGCCCTGGAGTCGCCGGAGCCCGTGAAGCCGGAGCAGGGCTTCGTGTGGCAGGAGGCCAGCGAGTTCGAGGCGGACGCGGCCGGCTCCACGGTGGAGCGCCACAAGAAGGCGCAGCTGGACCGGCTGGACATCAACGTGCAGATCGACGACTCGTACCTGGTGGAGGCGGGCGACCGGCAGAAGCGCTGGCAGTGCCGCATGTGCGAGAAGTCCTACACGTCCAAGTACAACCTGGTGACGCACATCCTGGGCCACAACGGCATCAAGCCGCACTCGTGCCCGCACTGCAGCAAGCTCTTCAAGCAGCCCAGCCACCTGCAGACGCACCTGCTGACGCACCAGGGCACCCGGCCCCACAAGTGCCAGGTGTGCCAGAAGGCCTTCACGCAGACCAGCCACCTCAAGCGCCACATGCTGCTGCACTCAGAGGTCAAGCCCTACAGCTGCCACTTCTGCGGCCGCGGCTTCGCCTACCCCAGCGAGCTCAAGGCGCACGAGGTGAAGCATGAGAGCGGCCGCTGCCACGTCTGCGTGGAGTGCGGCCTGGACTTCTCCACGCTGACGCAGCTCAAGCGCCACCTGGCCTCCCACCAGGGCCCCACCCTGTACCAGTGCCTCGAGTGCGACAAGTCCTTCCACTACCGCAGCCAGCTGCAGAACCACATGCTCAAGCACCAGAACGTGCGGCCCTTCGTGTGCACGGAGTGTGGCATGGAGTTCAGCCAGATCCACCACCTGAAGCAGCACTCCCTCACCCACAAG ggcGTGAAGGAGTTCAAGTGTGAGGTGTGCGGCCGGGAGTTCACCCTGCAGGCAAACATGAAGCGACACATGCTGATCCACACCAGCGTCCGGCCCTACCAGTGCCACATCTGCTTCAAGACCTTCGTGCAGAAGCAGACCCTCAAGACCCACATGATTGTACACTCGCCTGTGAAGCCATTCAAATGCAAG GTGTGTGGCAAGTCCTTCAACCGCATGTACAACCTGCTGGGTCACATGCATCTGCACGCGGGCAGCAAGCCCTTCAAGTGCCCCTACTGCTCCAGCAAGTTTAACCTCAAGGGCAACCTGAGCCGGCACATGAAGGTCAAGCACGGTGTTATGGACATCGGCCTGGACAGCCAAG ACCCCATGATGGAGCTGACGGGCACTGACCCCTCCGAGCTCGACAGCCAGCAGGAGATGGAGGACTTCGAGAACGCCTACGCCTACGCCGGTGTGGATAGCAGCGCCGAGGCCAGCGTCCTCACCGAACAGGCCATGAAGGAGATGGCCTACTACAACGTGCTATAG
- the ZNF710 gene encoding zinc finger protein 710 isoform X2, with translation MSSQGPHPLRLLKSISDALLASRHGMEGFMDSGTQTDAVVVLSLAQAAVLGLVSENELFGATISAEAFYPDLGPELSGTAMGEPGPPGPDVYQLACNGRALEEPVEEEVLEVEAAFEKHTRRKTRPPVRLVPKVKFEKVEEEEEQEVYEVSVPGDDKDVGPPEAPAEVAGGGGEALVQSSAVKMIDLSAFSRKPRTLRHLPRAPRPELDATAYDPHFPDPARDSFPEPGVALPGPEPLPSSECGFEAPHLAPLGDPEAPALESPEPVKPEQGFVWQEASEFEADAAGSTVERHKKAQLDRLDINVQIDDSYLVEAGDRQKRWQCRMCEKSYTSKYNLVTHILGHNGIKPHSCPHCSKLFKQPSHLQTHLLTHQGTRPHKCQVCQKAFTQTSHLKRHMLLHSEVKPYSCHFCGRGFAYPSELKAHEVKHESGRCHVCVECGLDFSTLTQLKRHLASHQGPTLYQCLECDKSFHYRSQLQNHMLKHQNVRPFVCTECGMEFSQIHHLKQHSLTHKGVKEFKCEVCGREFTLQANMKRHMLIHTSVRPYQCHICFKTFVQKQTLKTHMIVHSPVKPFKCKVCGKSFNRMYNLLGHMHLHAGSKPFKCPYCSSKFNLKGNLSRHMKVKHGVMDIGLDSQDPMMELTGTDPSELDSQQEMEDFENAYAYAGVDSSAEASVLTEQAMKEMAYYNVL, from the exons CGATGCCCTCCTAGCCAGCCGCCACGGGATGGAGGGCTTCATGGACTCAGGGACACAGACGGATGCCGTGGTGGTGCTGTCCTTGGCTCAGGCTGCCGTGCTGGGCCTGGTCTCGGAAAATGAGCTCTTCGGAGCCACCATAAGCGCCGAAGCCTTCTACCCGGACCTGGGGCCCGAGCTGTCCGGGACGGCCATGGGGGAGCCCGGGCCCCCCGGCCCCGATGTCTACCAGCTGGCCTGCAACGGGAGGGCCTTGGAGGAGCCGGTGGAAGAGGAGGTGCTGGAGGTGGAGGCCGCCTTCGAGAAGCACACCCGGCGGAAGACGCGGCCACCTGTACGGCTGGTGCCCAAGGTCAAGTttgagaaggtggaggaggaggaggagcaggaggttTACGAGGTGTCCGTGCCCGGTGATGACAAGGATGTGGGCCCTCCCGAGGCCCCTGCTGAGGTGGCCGGCGGCGGTGGCGAGGCCCTGGTGCAGAGCAGCGCTGTCAAGATGATCGACCTGAGCGCCTTCAGCCGCAAGCCCCGGACACTGCGCCACCTGCCCCGAGCCCCGCGGCCGGAGCTGGACGCCACCGCCTACGACCCCCACTTCCCCGACCCGGCCCGGGACAGCTTCCCAGAGCCCGGCGTGGCGCTGCCCGGGCCGGAGCCCCTGCCGTCCTCCGAGTGCGGCTTCGAGGCGCCCCACCTGGCCCCACTGGGCGACCCCGAGGCCCCCGCCCTGGAGTCGCCGGAGCCCGTGAAGCCGGAGCAGGGCTTCGTGTGGCAGGAGGCCAGCGAGTTCGAGGCGGACGCGGCCGGCTCCACGGTGGAGCGCCACAAGAAGGCGCAGCTGGACCGGCTGGACATCAACGTGCAGATCGACGACTCGTACCTGGTGGAGGCGGGCGACCGGCAGAAGCGCTGGCAGTGCCGCATGTGCGAGAAGTCCTACACGTCCAAGTACAACCTGGTGACGCACATCCTGGGCCACAACGGCATCAAGCCGCACTCGTGCCCGCACTGCAGCAAGCTCTTCAAGCAGCCCAGCCACCTGCAGACGCACCTGCTGACGCACCAGGGCACCCGGCCCCACAAGTGCCAGGTGTGCCAGAAGGCCTTCACGCAGACCAGCCACCTCAAGCGCCACATGCTGCTGCACTCAGAGGTCAAGCCCTACAGCTGCCACTTCTGCGGCCGCGGCTTCGCCTACCCCAGCGAGCTCAAGGCGCACGAGGTGAAGCATGAGAGCGGCCGCTGCCACGTCTGCGTGGAGTGCGGCCTGGACTTCTCCACGCTGACGCAGCTCAAGCGCCACCTGGCCTCCCACCAGGGCCCCACCCTGTACCAGTGCCTCGAGTGCGACAAGTCCTTCCACTACCGCAGCCAGCTGCAGAACCACATGCTCAAGCACCAGAACGTGCGGCCCTTCGTGTGCACGGAGTGTGGCATGGAGTTCAGCCAGATCCACCACCTGAAGCAGCACTCCCTCACCCACAAG ggcGTGAAGGAGTTCAAGTGTGAGGTGTGCGGCCGGGAGTTCACCCTGCAGGCAAACATGAAGCGACACATGCTGATCCACACCAGCGTCCGGCCCTACCAGTGCCACATCTGCTTCAAGACCTTCGTGCAGAAGCAGACCCTCAAGACCCACATGATTGTACACTCGCCTGTGAAGCCATTCAAATGCAAG GTGTGTGGCAAGTCCTTCAACCGCATGTACAACCTGCTGGGTCACATGCATCTGCACGCGGGCAGCAAGCCCTTCAAGTGCCCCTACTGCTCCAGCAAGTTTAACCTCAAGGGCAACCTGAGCCGGCACATGAAGGTCAAGCACGGTGTTATGGACATCGGCCTGGACAGCCAAG ACCCCATGATGGAGCTGACGGGCACTGACCCCTCCGAGCTCGACAGCCAGCAGGAGATGGAGGACTTCGAGAACGCCTACGCCTACGCCGGTGTGGATAGCAGCGCCGAGGCCAGCGTCCTCACCGAACAGGCCATGAAGGAGATGGCCTACTACAACGTGCTATAG
- the ZNF710 gene encoding zinc finger protein 710 isoform X4, translating into MASHPRPPPPPVPVFKLPPTSYSIFSLFLPLPCPFSPCWEPRVPRQEAELQPAQKRAQEGLSSPFSGSPCDALLASRHGMEGFMDSGTQTDAVVVLSLAQAAVLGLVSENELFGATISAEAFYPDLGPELSGTAMGEPGPPGPDVYQLACNGRALEEPVEEEVLEVEAAFEKHTRRKTRPPVRLVPKVKFEKVEEEEEQEVYEVSVPGDDKDVGPPEAPAEVAGGGGEALVQSSAVKMIDLSAFSRKPRTLRHLPRAPRPELDATAYDPHFPDPARDSFPEPGVALPGPEPLPSSECGFEAPHLAPLGDPEAPALESPEPVKPEQGFVWQEASEFEADAAGSTVERHKKAQLDRLDINVQIDDSYLVEAGDRQKRWQCRMCEKSYTSKYNLVTHILGHNGIKPHSCPHCSKLFKQPSHLQTHLLTHQGTRPHKCQVCQKAFTQTSHLKRHMLLHSEVKPYSCHFCGRGFAYPSELKAHEVKHESGRCHVCVECGLDFSTLTQLKRHLASHQGPTLYQCLECDKSFHYRSQLQNHMLKHQNVRPFVCTECGMEFSQIHHLKQHSLTHKGVKEFKCEVCGREFTLQANMKRHMLIHTSVRPYQCHICFKTFVQKQTLKTHMIVHSPVKPFKCKTP; encoded by the exons ATGGCCTCTCatccacgccccccccccccccccgtcccagTGTTTAAGCTACCACCAACCAGCTattctatcttctctcttttcctgcctttgccATGTCCTTTCTCTCCATGCTGGGAACCCAGGGTGCCCCGGCAGGAGGCTGAGCTGCAGCCTGCCCAGAAGAGAGCCCAGGAAGGTCTGAGCTCCCCTTTCTCGGGGTCACCGTG CGATGCCCTCCTAGCCAGCCGCCACGGGATGGAGGGCTTCATGGACTCAGGGACACAGACGGATGCCGTGGTGGTGCTGTCCTTGGCTCAGGCTGCCGTGCTGGGCCTGGTCTCGGAAAATGAGCTCTTCGGAGCCACCATAAGCGCCGAAGCCTTCTACCCGGACCTGGGGCCCGAGCTGTCCGGGACGGCCATGGGGGAGCCCGGGCCCCCCGGCCCCGATGTCTACCAGCTGGCCTGCAACGGGAGGGCCTTGGAGGAGCCGGTGGAAGAGGAGGTGCTGGAGGTGGAGGCCGCCTTCGAGAAGCACACCCGGCGGAAGACGCGGCCACCTGTACGGCTGGTGCCCAAGGTCAAGTttgagaaggtggaggaggaggaggagcaggaggttTACGAGGTGTCCGTGCCCGGTGATGACAAGGATGTGGGCCCTCCCGAGGCCCCTGCTGAGGTGGCCGGCGGCGGTGGCGAGGCCCTGGTGCAGAGCAGCGCTGTCAAGATGATCGACCTGAGCGCCTTCAGCCGCAAGCCCCGGACACTGCGCCACCTGCCCCGAGCCCCGCGGCCGGAGCTGGACGCCACCGCCTACGACCCCCACTTCCCCGACCCGGCCCGGGACAGCTTCCCAGAGCCCGGCGTGGCGCTGCCCGGGCCGGAGCCCCTGCCGTCCTCCGAGTGCGGCTTCGAGGCGCCCCACCTGGCCCCACTGGGCGACCCCGAGGCCCCCGCCCTGGAGTCGCCGGAGCCCGTGAAGCCGGAGCAGGGCTTCGTGTGGCAGGAGGCCAGCGAGTTCGAGGCGGACGCGGCCGGCTCCACGGTGGAGCGCCACAAGAAGGCGCAGCTGGACCGGCTGGACATCAACGTGCAGATCGACGACTCGTACCTGGTGGAGGCGGGCGACCGGCAGAAGCGCTGGCAGTGCCGCATGTGCGAGAAGTCCTACACGTCCAAGTACAACCTGGTGACGCACATCCTGGGCCACAACGGCATCAAGCCGCACTCGTGCCCGCACTGCAGCAAGCTCTTCAAGCAGCCCAGCCACCTGCAGACGCACCTGCTGACGCACCAGGGCACCCGGCCCCACAAGTGCCAGGTGTGCCAGAAGGCCTTCACGCAGACCAGCCACCTCAAGCGCCACATGCTGCTGCACTCAGAGGTCAAGCCCTACAGCTGCCACTTCTGCGGCCGCGGCTTCGCCTACCCCAGCGAGCTCAAGGCGCACGAGGTGAAGCATGAGAGCGGCCGCTGCCACGTCTGCGTGGAGTGCGGCCTGGACTTCTCCACGCTGACGCAGCTCAAGCGCCACCTGGCCTCCCACCAGGGCCCCACCCTGTACCAGTGCCTCGAGTGCGACAAGTCCTTCCACTACCGCAGCCAGCTGCAGAACCACATGCTCAAGCACCAGAACGTGCGGCCCTTCGTGTGCACGGAGTGTGGCATGGAGTTCAGCCAGATCCACCACCTGAAGCAGCACTCCCTCACCCACAAG ggcGTGAAGGAGTTCAAGTGTGAGGTGTGCGGCCGGGAGTTCACCCTGCAGGCAAACATGAAGCGACACATGCTGATCCACACCAGCGTCCGGCCCTACCAGTGCCACATCTGCTTCAAGACCTTCGTGCAGAAGCAGACCCTCAAGACCCACATGATTGTACACTCGCCTGTGAAGCCATTCAAATGCAAG ACCCCATGA